The following are encoded in a window of Saccharothrix longispora genomic DNA:
- the hisH gene encoding imidazole glycerol phosphate synthase subunit HisH, giving the protein MARVVVLDYGSGNLRSAERALQRVGADVEVTADHRAALEADGLVVPGVGAFAACMEGLNAVKGGRLIGQRLAGGRPVLGICVGMQVLFEKGIEHGVHSEGCGEWPGTVERLEAPVVPHMGWNTVQAPEGSKLFAGLDADTRFYFVHSYGVRKWELNDTGALTPPLVTWSEHGSDRFVAAVENGPLWATQFHPEKSGDAGAHLLENWLTSVN; this is encoded by the coding sequence GTGGCACGAGTCGTCGTTCTGGACTACGGATCTGGCAACCTCCGCTCCGCAGAGCGGGCGCTCCAGCGGGTGGGGGCGGACGTCGAGGTGACGGCCGACCACCGCGCCGCGCTGGAGGCCGACGGGCTGGTCGTGCCCGGCGTCGGGGCGTTCGCCGCCTGCATGGAGGGCCTGAACGCGGTCAAGGGCGGCCGGTTGATCGGACAGCGGCTGGCCGGTGGGCGGCCCGTGCTCGGCATCTGCGTCGGCATGCAGGTCCTGTTCGAGAAGGGCATCGAGCACGGCGTGCACAGCGAGGGCTGCGGCGAGTGGCCCGGCACGGTGGAGCGGCTGGAGGCCCCCGTGGTGCCGCACATGGGCTGGAACACCGTGCAGGCGCCCGAGGGCTCGAAGCTGTTCGCCGGCCTCGACGCGGACACCCGGTTCTACTTCGTCCACTCCTACGGCGTGCGGAAGTGGGAGCTGAACGACACCGGCGCGCTCACACCGCCGCTGGTGACGTGGTCCGAGCACGGCAGCGACCGGTTCGTCGCCGCGGTCGAGAACGGGCCGCTGTGGGCGACCCAGTTCCACCCGGAGAAGTCCGGCGACGCGGGCGCGCACCTGCTGGAGAACTGGCTCACGAGCGTCAACTAG
- the priA gene encoding bifunctional 1-(5-phosphoribosyl)-5-((5-phosphoribosylamino)methylideneamino)imidazole-4-carboxamide isomerase/phosphoribosylanthranilate isomerase PriA, with protein sequence MTFTLLPAVDVVDGQAVRLVQGEAGTETSYGSPLDAAHAWQRDGAEWVHLVDLDAAFGRGSNRELVARVVGELDVAVELSGGIRDDASLAAALATGCARVNLGTAAIENPEWCAKAIAEHGEKIAVGLDVRITGEGYRVAGRGWTTDGGDLWDVLERLDRDGCARYVVTDVSKDGTLTGPNVDLLREVCARTDAPVIASGGVSSVADLVALAALDRDGVEGAIVGKALYAGAFTLPEALAAVRG encoded by the coding sequence GTGACTTTCACGCTCCTCCCGGCCGTCGACGTGGTCGACGGTCAGGCCGTCCGCCTCGTCCAGGGCGAGGCCGGCACCGAGACCTCCTACGGCAGCCCGCTCGACGCCGCGCACGCGTGGCAGCGCGACGGCGCGGAGTGGGTCCACCTGGTCGACCTCGACGCCGCGTTCGGCCGGGGGAGCAACCGGGAGCTGGTCGCCCGCGTGGTCGGTGAGCTGGACGTGGCCGTGGAGCTGTCCGGCGGCATCCGGGACGACGCGTCGCTGGCCGCCGCGCTCGCCACCGGCTGCGCCCGGGTCAACCTGGGCACCGCCGCGATCGAGAACCCCGAGTGGTGCGCGAAGGCCATCGCCGAGCACGGCGAGAAGATCGCGGTCGGCCTGGACGTGCGGATCACCGGGGAGGGCTACCGGGTGGCCGGCCGCGGCTGGACGACCGACGGCGGCGACCTGTGGGACGTGCTGGAGCGCCTCGACCGCGACGGCTGCGCCCGCTACGTGGTGACCGACGTGAGCAAGGACGGCACGCTCACCGGCCCGAACGTGGACCTGCTGCGCGAGGTCTGCGCGCGCACCGACGCGCCGGTGATCGCCTCCGGGGGCGTGTCGAGCGTCGCCGACCTGGTGGCGCTGGCCGCGCTGGACCGCGACGGCGTGGAGGGCGCGATCGTCGGCAAGGCGCTGTACGCGGGCGCGTTCACGCTCCCCGAGGCGCTCGCCGCTGTGCGCGGCTGA
- a CDS encoding IS982 family transposase yields MTTDIDTLATALYVRTDDLLKDAPHLAPWRPKVGLKPRLTDAELVTLAVIQALPGFTSEARFLRHARVHLRHLFRYLPGQSGYNKRLRKASGLVKAVIRLLAVDTTLWTDDVWLADSTPVECGRSRQTAQRSDLAGWAEYGYCASHSRFFWGLRLHLVRTPGGLPVAFALTGAKADERTTLLDILTVDPDLVADRPGQTLIADRNYYGRDFEHALADAGIELLRPARKGEAERPGAALFKPLRQVIESINQTLKAQLDLERHGGRTKPGVIARVLQRILALTAAIWHNDHTDQPVKRSLTAYDH; encoded by the coding sequence GTGACGACCGACATTGACACCCTCGCGACCGCACTCTACGTCAGAACCGATGACCTGCTGAAGGACGCGCCGCACCTGGCACCGTGGCGGCCGAAGGTCGGCCTGAAGCCGAGGTTGACCGACGCGGAGTTGGTCACCCTGGCGGTGATCCAGGCCCTGCCGGGGTTCACCAGTGAGGCCCGGTTCCTGCGCCACGCCCGCGTCCACCTGCGGCATCTGTTCCGCTACCTGCCCGGCCAGTCCGGCTACAACAAGCGGCTGCGCAAGGCGTCAGGCCTGGTCAAGGCCGTGATCCGGCTGCTTGCCGTCGACACGACGCTGTGGACCGACGACGTGTGGCTCGCTGATTCGACCCCGGTGGAATGCGGTCGCTCCCGCCAGACCGCGCAACGCTCCGACCTGGCCGGCTGGGCCGAGTACGGCTACTGCGCCTCCCACTCCCGCTTCTTCTGGGGCCTGCGTCTGCACCTGGTCCGCACCCCCGGCGGGCTGCCGGTCGCCTTCGCCCTGACCGGGGCCAAGGCCGACGAACGCACCACCCTGCTCGACATCCTGACCGTCGACCCGGACCTGGTCGCCGACCGGCCCGGCCAGACCCTGATCGCGGACCGCAACTACTACGGCCGCGACTTCGAGCACGCCCTGGCCGACGCGGGGATCGAACTGCTGCGCCCGGCGCGCAAGGGCGAGGCCGAGCGACCCGGCGCGGCGCTGTTCAAGCCGCTGCGCCAGGTCATCGAGTCGATCAACCAGACCCTCAAGGCCCAACTCGACCTGGAACGACACGGCGGACGCACCAAACCCGGCGTCATCGCCCGCGTCCTGCAACGCATCCTCGCCCTGACCGCCGCGATCTGGCACAACGACCACACCGACCAGCCCGTCAAACGATCACTGACCGCCTACGACCACTGA
- a CDS encoding Clp protease N-terminal domain-containing protein, whose product MVVTPVQLTDLIVAVAAEHADALGRLTAAVELSGQLDELGDHLIGHFVDEARRSGASWTDIGESIGVTKQAAQKRFVPKESADFTPAAFDRYTDRARRVVVLARHHARFSARIGTEHLLLGLLDESGGLAAKTIAQLEAAEGTTRLTVLKRLDPTVHERPDPQPFSTHCKKALELAVRASLRLGHRFVGTEHVLLGLLAEHDGTAAAALADTGVTREAAEAHVVREIDDAISRAQRRAPRGA is encoded by the coding sequence ATGGTCGTCACCCCGGTGCAGCTCACCGACCTCATCGTCGCCGTCGCGGCCGAGCACGCCGACGCGCTCGGCCGGTTGACGGCGGCCGTCGAGCTGAGCGGTCAGCTCGACGAGCTGGGCGACCACCTCATCGGGCACTTCGTGGACGAGGCGCGCCGGTCGGGCGCGAGCTGGACGGACATCGGCGAGAGCATCGGCGTGACGAAGCAGGCCGCGCAGAAGCGGTTCGTGCCGAAGGAGTCGGCCGACTTCACGCCGGCCGCGTTCGACCGCTACACCGACCGGGCGCGGCGCGTCGTCGTGCTGGCCCGCCACCACGCCCGGTTCAGCGCGCGGATCGGCACCGAGCACCTGCTGCTGGGCCTGCTCGACGAGTCCGGCGGCCTGGCCGCGAAGACCATCGCCCAGCTGGAGGCCGCCGAGGGCACCACGCGGCTGACCGTGCTCAAGAGGCTGGACCCGACCGTCCACGAGCGACCCGACCCGCAGCCGTTCAGCACGCACTGCAAGAAGGCGCTGGAACTGGCCGTGCGCGCGTCACTGCGCCTGGGCCACCGCTTCGTGGGCACCGAGCACGTGCTGCTCGGCCTGCTCGCCGAGCACGACGGCACCGCCGCCGCGGCCCTGGCCGACACGGGGGTCACCAGGGAGGCCGCGGAGGCGCACGTCGTGCGGGAGATCGACGACGCGATCAGCCGCGCACAGCGGCGAGCGCCTCGGGGAGCGTGA
- a CDS encoding transketolase family protein, which produces MRQVFVDTVEEVMRHDPRVAVVLAEISRDAFRPQERVVNVGIREQAMVGVGAGLALAGMRPVVHSYAPFLVERPFEQVKLDFGHQDVGGVLVSIGASYDDPAWGRTHQAPGDVALFDTLPGWTVHVPGHPDEVGPLVRRALAGEDRVYIRLSLRRNASPHPVVEGFTEVRRGARGVVVAVGPVLDTVLAATAGVDVTVLYATTVRPFDAAGLLAAVRGGRANDVLLVEPYLEGTSAHLAAEALADVPHRLRSLGVRRDAELRAYGTAEDHDSAHDLDVPGVAAAVRRMFGPPAAAA; this is translated from the coding sequence ATGCGGCAGGTGTTCGTGGACACCGTGGAGGAGGTCATGCGGCACGACCCGCGCGTGGCCGTCGTGCTCGCGGAGATCTCGCGCGACGCGTTCCGCCCGCAGGAGCGGGTGGTCAACGTCGGCATCCGCGAGCAGGCCATGGTGGGCGTCGGCGCGGGGCTGGCGCTGGCCGGGATGCGGCCCGTGGTGCACAGCTACGCGCCGTTCCTGGTCGAGCGGCCGTTCGAGCAGGTCAAGCTGGACTTCGGCCACCAGGACGTCGGCGGGGTGCTGGTGAGCATCGGCGCCTCCTACGACGACCCGGCGTGGGGCCGCACGCACCAGGCGCCCGGCGACGTGGCGCTGTTCGACACGCTGCCCGGCTGGACCGTGCACGTGCCGGGGCACCCGGACGAGGTCGGCCCGCTCGTGCGCCGCGCGCTGGCGGGTGAGGACCGCGTCTACATCAGGCTCTCACTGCGGCGGAACGCGTCGCCGCACCCGGTGGTCGAGGGGTTCACCGAGGTGCGGCGCGGGGCCCGGGGCGTCGTCGTGGCGGTGGGGCCGGTGCTGGACACCGTGCTCGCGGCCACCGCGGGCGTCGACGTGACCGTGCTCTACGCGACGACGGTCCGGCCGTTCGACGCCGCCGGCCTGCTCGCCGCCGTCCGCGGGGGGCGGGCGAACGACGTGCTGCTGGTGGAGCCGTACCTGGAGGGCACGTCGGCGCACCTGGCGGCCGAGGCGCTGGCCGACGTGCCGCACCGGCTGCGGTCGCTCGGGGTGCGCCGGGACGCGGAGCTGCGCGCCTACGGCACGGCCGAGGACCACGATTCGGCGCACGACCTCGACGTGCCGGGCGTCGCCGCGGCCGTGCGTCGGATGTTCGGCCCGCCGGCGGCTGCGGCATGA
- a CDS encoding TetR/AcrR family transcriptional regulator, which produces MSSPAEAAAVAGRPRERADAARNRARVLAAADEVFLAAGGAVGVTMEDIARAAGVGRATLYRRYPDVTSIAQALLDEHEAGIKERILGGPPPLGPGAAPEERLAAFYRAMIALLERHLHLVLGAERGGARLRAGAYGFWRRHVESLVDDAPAAVVDALMAPLAPEVYRYQRQVLGLAADDVVAGLDWLTRRVYAGRVLT; this is translated from the coding sequence ATGTCGTCACCAGCCGAGGCCGCCGCGGTGGCCGGCCGTCCCCGCGAACGTGCTGACGCGGCCCGCAACCGCGCCCGGGTGCTGGCGGCGGCGGACGAGGTGTTCCTCGCCGCCGGCGGGGCCGTCGGGGTCACCATGGAGGACATCGCGCGGGCGGCCGGGGTCGGGCGGGCCACGCTCTACCGGCGCTACCCGGACGTCACCTCGATCGCGCAGGCCCTGCTGGACGAGCACGAGGCCGGGATCAAGGAGCGCATCCTGGGCGGTCCGCCGCCCCTGGGGCCGGGTGCGGCCCCGGAGGAACGGCTGGCGGCCTTCTACCGCGCCATGATCGCGCTGCTGGAGCGGCACCTGCACCTGGTGCTCGGCGCCGAGAGGGGCGGGGCGCGGCTCCGCGCGGGCGCCTACGGGTTCTGGCGGCGGCACGTGGAGTCGCTGGTCGACGACGCGCCGGCGGCGGTCGTGGACGCGCTCATGGCGCCGCTCGCGCCGGAGGTCTACCGGTACCAGAGACAGGTGCTGGGCCTGGCCGCCGACGACGTCGTGGCCGGGCTCGACTGGCTCACCCGGCGCGTCTACGCCGGCAGGGTGCTCACGTAG
- the cspE gene encoding transcription antiterminator/RNA stability regulator CspE translates to MAQGTVKWFNSEKGFGFITPENGGADVFVHYSEIQSGGYRSLEENQRVSFDVGQGAKGPQATNVQAI, encoded by the coding sequence ATGGCTCAGGGCACCGTGAAGTGGTTCAACTCCGAAAAGGGCTTCGGCTTCATCACCCCGGAGAACGGTGGCGCGGACGTGTTCGTCCACTACTCGGAGATCCAGAGCGGCGGCTACCGCAGCCTGGAGGAGAACCAGCGGGTGAGCTTCGATGTCGGCCAGGGCGCCAAGGGCCCCCAGGCCACCAACGTCCAGGCCATCTGA
- a CDS encoding PPOX class F420-dependent oxidoreductase yields MDLGDGKYLLLTTFRRSGVAVPTPVWVAHDGSALYAWSAADAGKVKRIRNNGEVRIGPCDVRGRPTGEQVPARASLMDREGSERVRSMIARKYGLFGRITLLGSRLRRGPEGTVGIEIHPSTGS; encoded by the coding sequence ATGGACCTCGGAGACGGCAAGTACCTGCTGCTGACCACGTTCCGCCGCAGCGGCGTGGCGGTGCCCACCCCGGTGTGGGTGGCCCACGACGGCAGCGCGCTCTACGCGTGGTCGGCCGCCGACGCGGGCAAGGTCAAGCGCATCCGCAACAACGGCGAGGTGCGGATCGGTCCGTGCGACGTCAGGGGCAGGCCGACCGGCGAGCAGGTGCCCGCCCGCGCGTCCCTGATGGACCGCGAGGGCAGTGAGCGGGTGCGGTCGATGATCGCGCGCAAGTACGGCCTGTTCGGCCGCATCACCCTGCTCGGCAGCCGGCTCCGGCGCGGCCCGGAGGGCACCGTCGGCATCGAGATCCACCCGTCAACCGGGAGTTGA
- a CDS encoding thiamine pyrophosphate-dependent enzyme, with the protein MTVQGKPGYADLPALFRRMTGDEKHEWAAASTLDVLWVLYDRVLDVSPDRVDDPDRDRFLLSKGHGPMAYYAVLAAKGFLEPSLLDDWTSWGSPLGQHPDRVLVDGAEIGSGSLGHGLPLAVGTALGLRLQGRSARTVVLVGDAELDEGSNHEAIALAGRFGLDSLTTVVVDNESGTHGWPGGVAARFAVEGWQTSTVDGRDHGALHDAFTQAHPGRPLAVVAKVEGER; encoded by the coding sequence ATGACGGTGCAGGGCAAGCCGGGCTACGCGGACCTCCCCGCGTTGTTCCGGCGCATGACGGGGGACGAGAAGCACGAGTGGGCGGCGGCGTCCACGCTCGACGTGCTGTGGGTGCTCTACGACCGGGTGCTGGACGTGTCGCCGGACCGGGTGGACGACCCGGACCGCGACCGGTTCCTGCTGTCGAAGGGGCACGGGCCGATGGCCTACTACGCGGTGCTGGCCGCCAAGGGGTTCCTGGAACCGTCCCTCCTGGACGACTGGACGTCGTGGGGTTCGCCGCTGGGGCAGCACCCGGACCGCGTCCTGGTCGACGGCGCGGAGATCGGCAGCGGCTCGCTCGGCCACGGGCTCCCGCTGGCCGTCGGCACCGCGCTGGGCCTGCGCCTCCAGGGCCGTTCGGCGCGGACCGTGGTGCTGGTCGGCGACGCCGAGCTGGACGAGGGCAGCAACCACGAGGCCATCGCGCTGGCCGGGCGGTTCGGGCTCGACTCGCTGACCACCGTGGTGGTGGACAACGAGTCCGGCACGCACGGCTGGCCCGGCGGGGTGGCCGCGCGGTTCGCCGTCGAGGGCTGGCAGACATCCACAGTGGACGGACGTGACCACGGCGCGCTGCACGACGCGTTCACGCAGGCCCACCCCGGCCGTCCGCTGGCCGTGGTGGCGAAGGTCGAGGGGGAGCGGTGA
- the hisD gene encoding histidinol dehydrogenase: MLNRIDLRGRVPSPAELRAALPRAEVDVDAVLHHVRPLVDDVRTRGVDAVLEHTERFDGVRPAAVRVPVAELERALAELDPAVRAALEESIARARAVHADQRRTDTTTRVAPGGTVTERWVPVRRVGLYAPGGLAVYPSSVVMNVVPAQLAGVESLVVCSPPQADFGGLPHPAVLAAAALLGVTEVWAVGGALAVALLAYGGTDTDGSGLEPADMVTGPGNVYLTAAKRLLRGVIGIDAEAGPTEIAVLADDTADPVHVAADLISQAEHDTLAASVLVTTSEELADAVDRELERQVGATKHHERVRTALTGPQSGVVLVSTLDDGLRVVDVYAAEHLEVQTADAREVAARVRAAGAIFVGAHSPVSLGDYCAGSNHVLPTGGCARHSSGLSVQTFLRGIHVVDYSEDALRSVAHHVVALAEAEDLPAHGQAVTARFRR, from the coding sequence ATGCTCAACCGCATCGACCTGCGAGGTCGAGTCCCGTCACCCGCCGAACTGCGTGCCGCGCTGCCGCGCGCCGAGGTCGACGTGGACGCGGTCCTGCATCACGTGCGACCGCTGGTGGACGACGTGCGCACCCGCGGCGTCGACGCGGTCCTGGAGCACACCGAGCGGTTCGACGGGGTCCGCCCGGCCGCCGTCCGGGTGCCCGTCGCCGAACTGGAGCGCGCCCTGGCCGAGCTGGACCCGGCCGTGCGCGCCGCGCTGGAGGAGTCGATCGCCCGCGCCCGCGCGGTCCACGCCGACCAGCGCCGCACCGACACGACCACCCGGGTCGCGCCCGGCGGGACGGTCACCGAGCGGTGGGTCCCGGTGCGCCGCGTCGGCCTGTACGCGCCCGGCGGCCTGGCCGTCTACCCGTCGAGCGTGGTGATGAACGTCGTCCCGGCGCAGCTCGCCGGGGTCGAGTCGCTGGTGGTCTGCTCGCCGCCGCAGGCGGACTTCGGCGGCCTGCCGCACCCGGCCGTGCTGGCCGCCGCCGCGCTGCTCGGCGTGACCGAGGTGTGGGCGGTGGGCGGCGCGCTCGCCGTGGCCCTGCTCGCGTACGGCGGCACGGACACCGACGGCTCCGGGCTGGAGCCCGCCGACATGGTCACCGGGCCCGGCAACGTCTACCTGACCGCCGCCAAGCGGCTGCTGCGCGGCGTGATCGGCATCGACGCCGAGGCCGGCCCCACCGAGATCGCGGTGCTGGCCGACGACACGGCCGACCCGGTGCACGTGGCCGCCGACCTGATCAGCCAGGCCGAGCACGACACGCTCGCCGCGAGCGTCCTGGTGACGACGTCCGAGGAGCTGGCCGACGCGGTGGACCGCGAGCTGGAGCGCCAGGTCGGGGCGACCAAGCACCACGAGCGGGTGCGCACCGCGCTGACCGGTCCGCAGTCGGGCGTCGTGCTGGTGTCCACCCTGGACGACGGGCTGCGGGTCGTCGACGTGTACGCGGCCGAGCACCTGGAGGTCCAGACCGCCGACGCGCGCGAGGTCGCGGCGCGGGTCCGCGCGGCGGGCGCGATCTTCGTGGGCGCGCACTCGCCGGTGTCGCTCGGCGACTACTGCGCGGGCTCCAACCACGTGCTGCCCACCGGCGGCTGCGCGCGGCACTCGTCCGGGCTGTCCGTGCAGACCTTCCTGCGCGGCATCCACGTGGTCGACTACAGCGAGGACGCCCTGCGCTCGGTCGCGCACCACGTGGTGGCGCTGGCCGAGGCCGAGGACCTGCCCGCCCACGGCCAGGCCGTGACGGCGAGGTTCCGCCGGTGA
- the soxR gene encoding redox-sensitive transcriptional activator SoxR — translation MGKLPEMLTIGQVAERSGVPHTALRFYEERGLIASERTAGNQRRYPRSVLRRLAFIRTAQRVGLSLEDVRDALAALPDERTPTKSDWSRLSAGWQTELDARIDALIRLRDRLTSCIGCGCLSLRSCYLHNSGDEQAADGPGAPKLKPASEGGT, via the coding sequence GTGGGCAAGTTGCCGGAGATGTTGACCATCGGCCAGGTGGCCGAGCGCAGCGGCGTGCCGCACACCGCGCTGCGGTTCTACGAGGAACGGGGTCTGATCGCGTCCGAGCGGACGGCGGGCAACCAGCGGCGGTACCCGCGGTCCGTGCTCCGGCGGCTGGCGTTCATCCGCACCGCGCAGCGGGTCGGCCTGTCGCTGGAGGACGTGCGCGACGCGCTGGCGGCCCTGCCCGACGAGCGGACGCCCACGAAGTCCGACTGGAGCAGGCTGTCGGCAGGCTGGCAGACCGAGCTGGACGCCCGGATCGACGCGCTGATCCGGCTGCGCGACCGGCTGACGTCGTGCATCGGGTGCGGGTGCCTGTCGCTGCGCAGCTGCTACCTGCACAACTCCGGCGACGAGCAGGCCGCGGACGGGCCGGGCGCGCCGAAGCTGAAGCCCGCGAGCGAGGGCGGCACGTGA
- a CDS encoding histidinol-phosphate transaminase, with translation MKPVGERVGLADLPLRDDLRGRTPYGAPQLDVPVRLNTNENPYPPMPGLVDDVTKEVAAAAAELHRYPDRDAVALRDDLAAYLASATGVPLTAANLWAANGSNEILQQVLQAFGGPGRTALGFEPSYSMHPIIAAGTRTEWAPAPRRADFSLDVARAAETIASTAPDVVFVTSPNNPTGQSLPLDDLRVLIEAAPGVIVVDEAYAEFSSRPSAVGLLADHPAKLIVSRTMSKAFAFAGGRLGYLAAAPAVVDALLLVRLPYHLSALTQAAARAALRHAPETLGSVAKLAAERDRVVAELTAMGFAVVPSDANFVLFGWFEDARATWRSYLERGVLIRDVGIAGHLRVTVGTPEENDAFLVASREVDR, from the coding sequence GTGAAGCCCGTCGGCGAGCGGGTGGGGTTGGCCGACCTGCCGCTGCGGGACGACCTGCGCGGACGCACGCCCTACGGCGCGCCGCAGCTCGACGTGCCGGTGCGGCTGAACACGAACGAGAACCCGTACCCGCCCATGCCCGGCCTCGTGGACGACGTGACCAAGGAGGTCGCGGCGGCGGCCGCCGAGCTGCACCGCTACCCCGACCGGGACGCGGTGGCCCTGCGCGACGACCTCGCGGCCTACCTGGCGTCGGCGACCGGCGTGCCGCTGACCGCCGCCAACCTGTGGGCCGCGAACGGGTCGAACGAGATCCTCCAGCAGGTCCTCCAGGCGTTCGGCGGACCGGGGCGGACGGCGCTGGGCTTCGAGCCGTCGTACTCGATGCACCCGATCATCGCGGCGGGCACGCGCACCGAGTGGGCGCCCGCGCCGCGCCGCGCCGACTTCTCGCTGGACGTGGCGCGCGCCGCCGAGACCATCGCCTCGACCGCGCCCGACGTCGTGTTCGTGACCAGCCCGAACAACCCGACCGGGCAGAGCCTCCCGCTCGACGACCTGCGGGTGCTGATCGAGGCCGCGCCCGGCGTGATCGTGGTGGACGAGGCGTACGCGGAGTTCTCGTCGCGGCCCTCGGCGGTCGGGCTGCTGGCCGACCACCCGGCCAAGCTGATCGTGAGCCGGACCATGAGCAAGGCGTTCGCCTTCGCCGGGGGACGGCTGGGCTACCTCGCCGCCGCACCCGCCGTGGTGGACGCGCTGCTGCTGGTCAGGCTGCCCTACCACCTGTCGGCGCTGACCCAGGCGGCGGCGCGGGCGGCGCTGCGGCACGCCCCGGAGACGTTGGGGTCCGTCGCGAAGCTCGCCGCCGAGCGCGACCGGGTGGTGGCGGAGCTGACCGCCATGGGCTTCGCGGTGGTGCCGAGCGACGCGAACTTCGTGCTGTTCGGGTGGTTCGAGGACGCGCGGGCCACGTGGCGGTCGTATCTGGAACGCGGTGTGCTGATCAGGGACGTCGGCATCGCCGGACATCTGCGGGTGACGGTCGGTACTCCGGAGGAGAACGACGCGTTCCTCGTGGCGAGCAGGGAGGTTGACCGGTGA
- the hisB gene encoding imidazoleglycerol-phosphate dehydratase HisB, producing MSRVGKVERTTRESSVHVEIDLDGTGKVEVDTGVPFYDHMLTALGVHGSFDLVVRATGDVEIDAHHTVEDVAIVLGQALREALGDKAGIRRFGDAWIPMDETLAHAAVDVSGRPYCVHVGEPEQFNAFTIGGNYPFVLNRHVFDSLAFHAGIALHVRVEYGRDPHHITEAEFKAVARALRAAVEPDPRVGGVPSTKGVL from the coding sequence GTGAGCCGGGTCGGCAAGGTGGAGCGCACCACCAGGGAGTCGTCGGTGCACGTCGAGATCGACCTCGACGGCACGGGCAAGGTCGAGGTCGACACGGGGGTGCCGTTCTACGACCACATGCTGACGGCGCTCGGCGTGCACGGGTCGTTCGACCTGGTGGTGCGGGCGACGGGTGACGTGGAGATCGACGCCCACCACACGGTGGAGGACGTGGCGATCGTGCTCGGGCAGGCGCTGCGCGAGGCGCTGGGGGACAAGGCGGGCATCCGCCGGTTCGGCGACGCCTGGATCCCCATGGACGAGACGCTGGCGCACGCGGCGGTCGACGTGTCGGGGCGGCCGTACTGCGTGCACGTGGGCGAGCCGGAGCAGTTCAACGCCTTCACGATCGGCGGGAACTACCCGTTCGTGCTGAACCGGCACGTGTTCGACTCGCTGGCGTTCCACGCGGGCATCGCGCTGCACGTGCGCGTGGAGTACGGCCGGGACCCGCACCACATCACGGAGGCGGAGTTCAAGGCCGTCGCGCGGGCGCTGCGGGCGGCCGTCGAGCCGGACCCGCGCGTCGGGGGCGTCCCCTCGACCAAGGGCGTGCTGTAG
- a CDS encoding RNA 2'-phosphotransferase, which yields MQEKNDVARLSKRMSKVLRHDPGSVGLTLDAAGWVDLDRFVAALRVPRDRVLDVVARNDKKRFEVVGGRIRAAQGHTVEVELDLPVAEPPAVLYHGTVGSVLPDVLRDGLLPMRRHDVHLSATVEAAVRVGSRRGRPVVLVVDAAAMRADGHEFRVSANGVWLTSAVPPRYVSTLPA from the coding sequence GTGCAGGAGAAGAACGACGTGGCGCGCTTGTCGAAGCGGATGTCCAAGGTGCTGCGGCACGACCCCGGGTCGGTCGGGCTGACCCTCGACGCGGCGGGCTGGGTGGACCTCGACCGGTTCGTCGCGGCGCTGCGGGTGCCGCGCGACCGCGTGCTCGACGTCGTGGCGCGCAACGACAAGAAGCGCTTCGAGGTGGTCGGCGGGCGCATCCGCGCCGCCCAGGGCCACACGGTGGAGGTCGAGCTGGACCTGCCGGTGGCGGAACCGCCGGCGGTGCTCTACCACGGCACGGTCGGCTCGGTGCTGCCCGACGTCCTGCGGGACGGGCTGCTGCCGATGCGGCGGCACGACGTGCACCTGTCGGCGACGGTGGAGGCGGCGGTGCGGGTCGGGTCGCGGCGCGGCCGGCCGGTGGTGCTGGTGGTGGACGCGGCGGCGATGCGCGCCGACGGCCACGAGTTCCGGGTGAGCGCGAACGGCGTGTGGCTGACCTCGGCCGTGCCGCCGCGCTACGTGAGCACCCTGCCGGCGTAG